In Vibrio alfacsensis, the following proteins share a genomic window:
- the nrdG gene encoding anaerobic ribonucleoside-triphosphate reductase-activating protein produces the protein MNYHQYYPIDVVNGPGTRCTLFVSGCVHQCRGCYNQSTQRLDSGVFFTQEAEDKIIADLNDTRIKRRGLSLSGGDPLHPANVPHILKLVKRVREECPGKDIWVWTGYTLEELDDAQREVTQYIDTLIDGKFEQDKKDLNLVWRGSSNQIIHRFTDI, from the coding sequence ATGAATTACCACCAATATTATCCAATCGATGTTGTAAACGGACCAGGTACACGCTGCACGTTATTTGTGTCGGGCTGTGTACACCAGTGCCGCGGCTGTTATAACCAGTCGACGCAACGTTTGGATTCTGGTGTGTTTTTCACTCAAGAAGCTGAAGATAAAATCATCGCAGATTTGAACGACACGCGCATCAAACGCCGTGGTTTATCTCTGTCTGGCGGTGACCCTCTGCATCCGGCGAACGTGCCGCACATTCTCAAGCTAGTAAAGCGCGTAAGAGAAGAGTGCCCAGGTAAAGATATTTGGGTTTGGACGGGTTACACACTGGAAGAACTCGATGATGCCCAACGAGAAGTGACGCAATACATCGATACATTGATCGATGGGAAATTTGAGCAAGACAAGAAAGATCTGAATCTAGTATGGCGGGGAAGTTCGAACCAAATCATTCATCGTTTCACAGACATCTAA